A stretch of Episyrphus balteatus chromosome 2, idEpiBalt1.1, whole genome shotgun sequence DNA encodes these proteins:
- the LOC129911227 gene encoding probable RNA 3'-terminal phosphate cyclase-like protein: MPIFAQENNLLVFRGSNFLKQRLILSILSGKPVKIIDIRSNDNVPGLREFEVGLIRLLDKITNGTKIELNPSGTSVVFSPGLLHGGTIHHDCCLQRGIGYYLDVLIALGPFCKNPLHATLRGVTNSKESPSVDNVKTSALSLLKRFLIVDEGLELKVTKRGVMPEGGGEVIFRCPVRKNFRAIQCVKQGMVKRIRGTVYACKVSPAMANRTVESAKGVMLNFLTDVYIYTDQNKGKLSGNSPGFGINLVAETTEGVIFSAECVSNVKEQGNEPSVPEDLGKEAAHKLLDEIYRGGCVDSSFQWMAALFMALGQKNVSKFLTGPLSQYTVHFLQHLRDFFAITFKLENPEEEDEDEKPAGAQQVLMTCVGIGYTNISKRVI, translated from the exons ATGCCAATTTTTGCACAAGAAAATAATCTCCTCGTTTTTCGTGGAAGTAATTTCCTCAAACAACGTTTAATACTTTCCATTTTAAGTGGAAAACCTGTAAAAATAATCGACATTCGTAGCAATGACAATGTCCCAGGATTACGTGAATTCGAAGTTGGCTTAATTCGTCTCCTGGACAAAATAACAAATGGTACAAAAATCGAATTGAATCCCTCCGGAACCTCGGTAGTATTTAGTCCAGGTTTATTACACGGAGGAACAATTCATCATGATTGTTGTCTCCAACGAGGAATTGGTTATTATTTGGATGTGCTAATTGCACTTGgtccattttgtaaaaatccaCTTCATGCTACTTTACGGGGAGTAACAAATAGCAAAGAATCACCTTCAGTCGATAATGTTAAGACTTCAGCTTTGTCATTGTTGAAACGTTTCTTAATTGTCGATGAAGGTTTGGAATTGAAAGTTACCAAAAGGGGAGTCATGCCTGAGGGAGGTGGGGAAGTTATTTTCCGTTGTCCCGTGAGGAAGAATTTCCGTGCGATACAATGTGTAAAACAGGGAATGGTTAAACGCATTCGAGGAACTGTTTATGCTTGTAAAGTGTCTCCAGCTATGGCAAATCGGACAGTCGAATCGGCTAAAGGAGTCATGTTGAACTTCTTGACGGACGTTTATATTTACACTGATCAGAATAAGGGTAAACTATCAGGAAACAGTCCTGGTTTTGGTATCAATTTGGTAGCTGAGACAACTGAGGGCGTTATATTCTCTGCGGAGTGTGTGTCAAATGTTAAGGAGCAG GGAAATGAACCATCAGTTCCAGAAGATTTGGGTAAAGAAGCTGCACATAAACTTCTCGATGAGATTTATAGAGGCGGTTGTGTGGATTCATCATTCCAATGGATGGCTGCACTTTTTATGGCATTGGGACAGAAGAatgtttctaaatttttaactg gaCCACTTTCACAATATACAGTGCACTTTTTACAACATCTGCGAGATTTCTTTGCAATCACATTTAAGTTGGAAAATCCTGAggaagaagatgaagatgaaaaaCCAGCGGGAGCTCAACAAGTTTTGATGACGTGTGTAGGCATTGGTTATACAAATATTAGCAAACGTGTTATATAg
- the LOC129911226 gene encoding vitellogenin-1-like, producing MFLIKIALPIFLLATIGSLSFALDNNIPMESNQPMPEMNQPENSENQSTWTQEADQSSPSVESVSFESLESMPVEQGSFLLKTVAQQSYMRQNTETLFTPNMEQVKMYLITPNGNVSIPQTNIGDFLSNYPQLITGEVTIFVTGIPSTPEDPTDAIYEIVEAYRARYQGNENQIQYSDSWDAPTTGSLIIIDLGNSLTNFLNWATLDIEEAGKMVGQAIVNMTEIVPYYNIHLIGHSVGAHVAGAAARYFAQEKNIQLRRVTGLDPSQIFTGEQHMESKLNRGVADFVDVIHTTSYGAGSDSNGDVDFYPSGPGSIPPGSTNIVDAMLKAIRYYAETVMPGGERSFMAVGCNSLKNYNKHRCHGIRVPMGYTTPYDVKGDFVMKVKSKSPYGKNAKTSMKNYRMRGTAIAF from the exons ATGTTTCTAATTAAGATTGCTTTGCCAATCTTTCTTTTGGCCACTATTGGTAGTTTAAGTTTCGCTTTGGACAATAATATTCCAATGGAATCCAACCAACCCATGCCTGAGATGAATCAACCTGAAAACTCCGAAAACCAATCCACTTGGACTCAAGAAGCTGACCAAAGTTCTCCAAGTGTGGAAAGTGTATCGTTTGAAAGTTTGGAAAGCATGCCTGTGGAACAAGgatcatttttattgaaaactgttg CTCAACAAAGCTATATGCGTCAAAATACTGAAACTCTATTCACACCAAATATGGAACAAGTTAAAATGTACCTGATCACACCCAATGGCAACGTTTCTATCCCCCAAACAAACATTGGAGATTTCTTGAGCAACTATCCTCAATTAATCACTGGAGAGGTGACAATTTTCGTAACTGGTATCCCATCGACCCCAGAAGATCCAACTGATGCCATCTACGAAATAGTTGAAGCTTACAGAGCTCGTTACCAAGGAAACGAGAATCAAATCCAATATTCGGATTCATGGGATGCTCCAACCACTGGCAGTCTTATT attattGATTTGGGAAATTCATTGACAAACTTCCTAAACTGGGCCACATTGGACATTGAAGAAGCTGGAAAAATGGTTGGCCAAGCTATTGTCAACATGACCGAAATTGTGCCCTACTACAACATTCACTTGATTGGTCATAGTGTTGGTGCTCATGTTGCTGGAGCTGCTGCTAGATATTTTGCCCAAGAGAAAAACATTCAACTTCGTCGTGTGACTGGATTGGATCCTTCGCAGATCTTCACCGGAGAACAACACATGGAATCGAAGCTGAATCGTGGAGTTGCTGATTTTGTTGATGTCATTCATACGACTTCTTATGGTGCCGGATCGGATAGCAATGGTGATGTGGATTTCTATCCCAGTGGACCAGGATCAATTCCACCAGGTTCAACTAATATTGTCGATGCTATGTTGAAAGCTATTAGATACTATGCTGAAACTGTGATGCCAGGTGGTGAGAGGAGTTTTATGGCTGTGGGATGTAATTCATTGAAGAACTACAATAAACATCGTTGTCATGGTATTCGAGTTCCAATGGGTTATACAACGCCATATGATGTTAAAGGTGATTTCGTTATGAAAGTTAAGTCCAAGTCTCCGTATGGGAAAAATGCTAAAACTTCAATGAAGAATTATAGAATGCGTGGTACAGCTATAGCTTTTTAA